The Colius striatus isolate bColStr4 chromosome Z, bColStr4.1.hap1, whole genome shotgun sequence DNA window ATACCCAGTAGAATTGTCTGCCTTCTCTGTCCAACAAGGGTGACACTAATTATATAACAGGCTACTTTGCAGCTACTGTATTCATACAACTTTCCTCCCTTCAGGCTCAAATAGATCACCACTATCCCCTAGAACCAGGGCATCCTATTTACCATGCCTCTCTAGGGAGGCAAGGGAGGAAGACACTGAATTCTTCAGACAAAGCGGTGAATACAGAGAAAAAGTAGGTAGTACTGTTTAGTGTTAGTAGAACCTTAAAAGAGGAGTGTGCTGTTTTATCAGTATGActgaacatttctttttctttcaaacacaGGTTAGAATCACAGTATTGTGATATGGTTTTGTATCTGTATTGTTACATAGACCTACCCAACTGGAAACTCACAGCTTTATCATCAAAGCCTTATCATCAAAGGCCTTTGCTCACTGTATTTTATTCTTTACAGTGGTAAATGAATGCCAGTAAAGCTGCCACATTTTCTGCATTAGCAGCCATCACCACCATGTTTTCCCTTCATTAATATCCTCACATCTCCAGCCCTACAGTCACAGGTGAAGTGTTAAGAGAAGTCAACTTGTGGAGTTAACTAAAAGGTTTTATTAATGATTAAATGATCATCAAACAAAAATCAGTGATTCAGTGATAATTAAATGATAATCAACTTATGATTAAGCAATAATTGAATTACAATTAAACAGTGATTTAATGATGAGTCAACAGTAGTTGATAATTAAGCTGTAATGAAATGGTAATTCTAAAGGATTATTTCAGTAATGATTTAAACAATGATTCGGCAGTGGTCAAACACTGCTACTTACTACACTTCTAATAGTTAAACTGTAGCTGAATAGATGAATGTTGCTAACATACAATGTTGTTTTAGGCTGGATGTAAAATCTACTTACCTTATTATATTATAGATTTAGGAGTCTCTCTGCCCGCATGAGTAACCTAAAGAGGTGCCCTTACTTTTGAGGAGACCACAGCCAGGCAGCCCACGGCCATGCAGGACAACTCAGTAGGCTCAGGACAGCTGCAGACACCTACAAGCATGAACAGATTGACTGGCAGACAACCCTCCATTGGGGTGTGCacagcagggccagctctggCAGTCCTCTATTTGTCTCATCCCAGCTTGGGTTCATGCTGTTCACTCCTGACAGGATGTGGCCCAGGCTCCCTAGTTCCTGAGGAGACATGGCCTCAATGCAGCTCTCACTGTTTGCAGAGCAGGGCTCGTCTGTGGGTGACACCTGAACCCCAGCGCTGATCACTCAGTCACAGCGAGTGCACCCATTGCACGTACCCAAACCACAGGTACACAGAGGAGGGCTTGAATTCATTAGCACATTGGTCTTCCAGAGACTGTGAAATGGTGGGTTTCCTAGCAAGCCCCAAGAGCACAACTGCACACAGGAATTTGACTGGAAGACCTGGGGCAGAAGGAGCTGTTCCACAATAGTTGTGCTGGGATACTTAATGTAGTTTCTggacagactgctccaaaaTCAggaatttttcttcctcatctgtTCAGATTGCCTTAATTTGCAGGGAGTTGGTATTACCACATCTAGTGCCTGTTATTTTTCAACAGCTATTCTAGATAATTTACCTGTGGGTTATCGGTATGGTTAAACCATAAAATGCCAGTTGTTCATGACCACAAAATCAGGCTGACGTAGGAAGAACAGATTCCCTTCTGTCTTTTATACTCTTAAGCTGAAGACCTGTTAGGGCAGAAATTGCCTCTTGCTGTATTTGTGTACAGTATCTTGCTTGCAGGGGCTCTGAGCTTTAGCAACACTGTGACACAAAGGgttaaaatacaaattatttaaAGCATATTTGATGAGTCAACACACATTTAGCTCTGAGATTCCAAGAGCAGACAGCAAAAGGTAATAGCTGGTGCTATTATTAGCAGCAGCTTtgtctaatttatttttttgggttttttgacaaATAGGGATGTAAATTTTATAATAAAGTGCAAGTAATCTCAAATTGAAAGATCTTGGAAGGCTCCAGGCAGATCTCTGTGGAAAACATGCAGCAGTTTTTATACAGATCCTTACCAAATTCCTTAACAAggcatcttctttttttccttttaaacctgtggcacaaaataaaatgtaaattcaGACAGATCCAGATTGCATAAATTGTAAAGCCACATAAACCTTTGGTGTCATCTTCTAAAAGACAGCTTCTCGCAAAGCTCCTTGCCTTAAGTCTCTCTATTAAGCTATTACCTTGCAGAACTCCCTTTTCTCCGGGCTGCTGCTTTCCACTCCCACTCGATCTGAATGCTGACTTTGCTGCTTGATTGTTTCCGTGACGCTACACAGCTGGGAGGCAGCCAGGTGAAAGCAAGCAGGTGTTGAGAATGGGCTCCCTTCAGATTTAGGTggcaaaggaaaattaaagtgaGACACAAGACAGAAGTTGGGGAAATAATTGTAATTAATATATATTCAGTTCACAGCCTGTTTCACTGGTGGCATAGTTTTACCTTCCTAGGACAAGGGAAATGGAGAGAGTATATTCCCTCTGCCACATCAGTGTACCCCACCTTTTAGTTCATTAGCTCTCAACTGTGCTCCCGGGGTTTCTAGGGGTTTATGAGCAACCTGCAGTAAAATGAGAGGGGCAGGCCAGCCTATCAGTAAGTTTACATTCAGGATTTAATTCTGCAGTTCATAGCATTTCCTAGCAGGGTGACTCCTTGTATGTCTGTGCATTTTCAAATGCACAGGTGCTTAAATTCCATCTCCTAGGGCAGGAAAAGTGTGTTTTCACTGACAGGCTCTGAGGAATGAGAGATCAAAATACACAGCTGCGACATCAATACACTGTGTAAGTCCTGCAAGGGGCCAAGTCCACATCCTTTCCACCTTCGGAGCCACTTTTCTCAAGCTTCCAGCCATCACTAACCTGTCAGTCTGTATCAGTGTCACACCTTTAGTACCTAGACCATATGAAACAAAAGTTGGGAGTGTAAGAGAAGTGAGAGATCAAGTGAATCACCAGCATCCCTGGTTTTCACCTCAGCAAGCACCTGAGGTGAAAGTTAATTAAAACAGCCTGGTTTCTTTGACATCCATTATCTAGGAACAACATAATGGCAGCTGTTTTAAGCAGTGCTTGAAGTAGAAGAGGTAGGAAATTTATTTGGTACCTGCTAGTAAGATACAGTCAAAGAACAACAACTGTAAAATGCAATCAAAGAACATTCTGCTGGGTGGAATATTTTTAGAAGCACAGCTTTTGCCagggtggtttgtgtttttgaGGGAACCTTactcccagcctgtcctcagAGTGATGGTCAGATTGGTGGATACTTTGCTTCTACTGGACACTGGCTGTTTTCAAAGCAAGCCTGAACACATTGTAGAAATGTTATCTGTCACTTGACCCAGTAAAAGCtgtcagaaaacaagagaaattgCAGATGAGAAAAGCTGGCCATCTGGTCAGCTGGATCGGCTCATGGTAGGGACCTTGGGTTTCAGAAGCTGAgagcaactgcacagcagccAGCTGTCAGCATACGTAAATGAAACAGGAGACCTATGTGGCTCTTGATTTTGTGATGCTTTCATCAGTTCCTAAGAGGCAAGCAGGCCTGTTTGCTGGTGCACTAACAATACTACAGCCAAGACAAAGCTCTTGTCTCTGCCAGAGAGGTCTGGTTGGCATAGGAGCCAAGTCCTGAGGATGCAGCTTGTCCACACAGTGTTAAATTGGGGTGTAGAAACATTTTTCCCACAAAAGCTTGAACTTAACGTGCCACTGTCAGATCAACACACAAGTCAAAACTAAAATGTTGTAAACAGCATTGCTCGTACCATCATTAATGAGGTGGGGACTGTGACAGTTAGCTTTTCCATCTCTTGCCCACAGAGATGACTTCTGACCGCGTGACTTCATCCAGCTGTTTTTAGGTCAGAAAAGGAATGGCTTTTCCCATTAACACTCAAGTGTGGTTAGGCAAAAAGGAACCATTTCATACTGTAATCATACAGGAATAATTATGGCCTTGTCTCACAGAGCAGCCAGTAGAGACAGATGCCCTCTCATACATTAGTGATCCAGCAGCCTCCTAAAATGTCACAGCTTTGAAACACCTGGGAATACTTGTTCTAGGAGTGCCTGCCTGCAGGAATACTTCTGTAGTGAGGAACCTGGAGCAGACAGAAAATCAGCTAATGCACTAGCATGGCAGACAGTATTCTGCACCTCAACAAGGACATTACTCATTTTTTTACTCTTCCTCAGTGCAAGCAgaggtcattttttttctgaacagcaTAATTCAAGCCAAGTAATTATGGGACTAATACAGATGAGAAGAACCAGGTGGACCGAGTGTTTCTGGAAGGCATCATCATCATTGGTATCTGAGTGAAGAAACAAGCCAAGTAAATAGCTTTCTGTTGGCACAGCTTCCAAATGTGTCTAAGCAATGGCTCAGTACTACACAGAATATGCATAAAAGTGGCATCCACTGCAAGTACTTACATGGTTGCAAAGTAGTTGCTATTCAGGATTCATCTAGGATTTTTAACAGCACTATAAAGTCCAATTGTAATTCATGCACTTCTCCTCCTCAAATAGAAATGCCAGAACAACAAGCAATACTTCCCCACCTCCTGCCCCCACTGTGGCcttgaaaagggaaagaagtgtGACAGTACCAACAGCCTCTGAAAACCATAGCTGTCTGCAAAGTCATACCCATCTTAATAACTAGAAAAGAGCTTAGCCAGAAACTATGGATTAAAGTCCtgcaaataaaatcaaactTCACTTCTGCAGAAGCAAGAAACTTTTGCTAGATTTGGATCTCCTGGGTTACCATGTTACAGACAAAAAGTGGGGAGGTCAGTGTGTCCCATCTTTTTCAGATTCTTCAGCTTGATTTGGCATGAACTGGAGTATTTGGGTCACTTTAATATGCTCCTGACTATTTTTAGCCTCTGTGGTTGTTCCACTCCTCAGTGAAAACGGCCTTTTCCTCTGGAAATAAATTGACAGAGAGTGAGGCAGTCAGTGTGAGTGTGAGCAGCCCAGGAGGCGAAGGCAAATTTGGAGTGAAGCAAAAGTGGCTGTTTGGTGGCAGTGACTTCCAAAACCAGAATAAGAGCTCTGAGATCTTGAGTTGTGTGACTGATATGGTGGAGGCAGGATAAGTCAGGAATGCCTATGAATGTGACACTGACCTTTGTGGGTGACCTGTCTGGTATTTCAGAGTTAGCTACTTCCTTGTAGGAAGCCAGGAGATCCCTCCTGAGAGGATGTTGCTGCTCAACTGTGTGCCAGGAGCTGGTACACCAGCAGATGGAGTGCCAGTATTACTCCCAGCAGGCTGGGAGTCCACCTGCAGGGACTTGGGAGGGACTTGCTCCTGGTTCAGGGCAGCCTGACCCTCGAGCAACGCGGGCTACAGAAGCAAACTTCCCCTCGATTCATCTGGTGAGGTCTGCAGCCTCTTCCTGCCACTACAGAGAGGACAGGATGCCTATTTCTCCGTTTTCAGTAGAAGGTGGACAGAGGGAGGAGGCCTCTTGCTTGCATGGGGATTACTATTGCTTCATTGTATAGAAGAACTAAACTCCCTTCTAGCTTTTCTTCATCTCCTTTTCCCACTGTGGTCCTCACTTCCAGGTTTGGAGGTCAAGCAGCAGTGATGCCAGCAATGCTGCTCGTTGTAGGAGGAGGCTCAGAAGTATGCCAGGCCGAGCAGCAGAATATGGTTCTGCAATTGTGTGTCCCATTAATGGTTGTAACTGGTTAGCAGAAAATGAGGAATAAAGGGAAACCCTGGATTTTGTATGGCTGAATGAATGCATTTAAATGCCAGGACTTTGTTTCTCATGGATTTCAGGTGCCTATGTGTCCTGAGTCATCATGGCTTGGGTCTAGTAGCCAAAATGCACACCTCAGAGGTCCACTGATGCAGTACATCCAGTGTCTATGAAACAGGATTTTGtaatcagggggaaaaaaaaagcgcTACATGGGAAGACACTGCAGAGTCTTGGGCATCAGTGTGTAACCTTGTTACTTCTATTTAATTACACCAAATCTTTGAAGTCTTGTGTTTTTGTGAATCATAACACAGGGCAACACTGATACCACAGTCTGTCCAAGGATGGTTTGATGTCTCAAAGCATGAAGTTCCCAGTCTCTTACAATATTTGGAAGAACTCTTGTACATTTAACACTGGTCTTAGTGAAAGCTGTTTGATGTAAAGCTGTCACATACCCATATGGCAATAGGAAGCAGATGTTGGCGTTTTGGTCTGGGAGTGCCACTTGATCGTCAGAACACAGTGAAGGCAGAAGGTTAAAAATGGGAGAAACTCCACTGAATGGTACACAGTGAGTTGTGGGGAGGGCATGAGTAACTCAGCTCATAAGGAGAAGGAATGCAAAGTAAAAGGGAGAGTCAGACAGCAGATTAAAAGGAGAAATTGCTGGCACAAGAAATTTCATCTGATCAGCCTGATTACCCTGATTTTGTGTAAGCTTCTGACAGCCAGGCTGTTGGGTGTTCATGGCAGCCCtgagaagcagaacagaaaagccAAATACTGCAAAAATTCTTTTTTGTGAAGGTGGATGTTTGCTTAAAGTTTGTGtataatatttatataaatgtttcagttttgaaTTGAAGGCATATAATTTTAAATTGCAAACTAGCAAGTTACAAATATGAGTTAATAGTCAAATTGCAACTTGTTAATCTTGCTGTGACTATTTCACAAGGTCTAGAGGGGAGGAGGCATCTGAGAGACACACACATATACGCATTATACTTAGTGTACACGTGGCCTTAGTGAAGGAAATTGGTATCCTTGTTACCTTGCCTCACAGTGGGATGTAAGGTGAAAGAGCACGCGTTTGGAAGCGTGTGTCATTCCCCTGAGGTACAAGTTTTTCTCTCAAATATGTGCTAGGCTAAGATCCAAGAGATCTGGCTTTGGTTATTGGCTATGACCTATGTCTTACTATATCACTGTGACCAGATAGTGGTACCTAAGTTCTTTGCCTTTAACAGAAAGGGATTTCCACATGTGCTACATCCATGTTGCCTGTTTGTTATGCATTTGAAGCATAGTAACACAATGAAGTCCAACCTAGCAGAGTCAGATCAGAGCTTGTGCATGCTGAAAAGAGAACTTTACTGGAATCGTAAGTTTGGCTCACCTTCCTGTAGCCTCCTATGGCAATTTGGTGATGGCCACACCACAAGACTCCTCAGAGGCCTTTTATTTTGACTTGCTTAGTGACTGGCCCTTAGCTTTCCATTTCCTCAGATCATGGTCTTACCATCCCAACAGTTCATATTTCATTAAccatctcttttcttcctctctagGCTTGGACAAAATGCACaagtttggcagccactgaCCCAGCGATACCTTGCAATCCAGAGAAGGTATGAGGGCATGAATAGAGCAGGAGggctctcctgcagcagccatgTTACACCAAGCCTGGCAGctctgtgggagacggtgtcgaTGGTCCAGCCCTTTTGTCCATCTCCTTACACTAACCATGTTTACATTTGGTGTGCTCACACCTTTAATTTGCCACCGGCTTCTCCACTCATATTTCTATTTGCGGCGCTGGCACCTGAACTCCATGAGCCAGGATTTCCTGGAGCAGAACCAGCAGGAGGGCCAGGCCGCTCTCCAGTACTTTGAGAAGCTGCAGATCCCAAACACCTCTGAGGCCTCTGGCAGTGACGCCTTCCAGCCCTTGCTGCTGGTCACCATTATCACTGTGCAGAGGCGGAATGATTTCCACTATGTCTTGCAAGTGGCCTCTCACTTCCACCGCCTCCTCCAGAAATGCGGCGCGCGTTGCCGTGGCCACCGCGTCCTCCTCTGTAATGTAGAGAAGGACCCTGGTAGCCATCAGGATGTCAGGCTGctgagcagcttctttcctATGGTCAGTCGTGACAAAACTGGTGGGGACCCTGACCCCAGAGTGAACCAgtttgagaaggagaagcaggACTACATCTTCTGCCTTGAGCAGTCGCTGTTGGTGTACAACCCAGAGTACATCCTCATAGTGGAAGATGACGCTGTGCCGGAGGAGGAGATATTCTCTGTCTTGCAGCATCTCATGTTGGCTCGGTTCTCCAAACCGTATCTCAGAGATGCGCTCTATTTCAAGCTTTACCATCCTGAGAGGCTCCAGCGCTACTTCAATCCTGAACCCATGAGGATCCTCGAGTGGCTcggcctgggcatgttcctgggTCCCCTGCTGAGCTGTGTGTACTGCTGGGCGGCTGGTCGCCCAAGCCTCAGCTGGCCCATTGTGCTGTTCTTTGCCGTGTACAGCATGGTGCTGTCGGAGCTGGTGGGCCGGCACTATCTGCTGGAGCTGCGCCGGCTGTCCCCTGCGCTGTACAGCATCGTGCCCGTCACCGAGTGCTGCACGCCCGCCATGCTCTTCTCTGCGCCGGCCTCGCGCCGTGCCTTACGTTACCTGCGGGGGCTGCACTGCCGGCAGGGCTTTGCGAAGGACATTGCCCTCTACTCGCTGCTGCGTGCTAAGGGGGAGAATGCCTACGTGGTGGAGCCCAACCTGGTGCGGCATGTGGGGATGTATTCCAGTCTTCGGCTCAATGACAACCCGAAACTTCTATAATCCTTTCACTGCCTTTCCAGACACCAGGCTTGGAGAACCTGCTGCTAGGCTGAGAGGCAGTGGGCAATCGCAGATGTTGTGCTGTTCGCACTGTGACTCCAGGTGGACAAGGTGAaattcccccccacccccataaAAAAGGTTTCTTAAAACATATGTACATGCAGACCAAATTAAATATATACTTTGAACTAATCACTCCAGGGGAGGATTCCCATTGAGGATGTGGATTGTCCACTCTCCTTAATCACTCCTAGGGAAAAGCTTTCATACCATTGTGAACAGCTATACTGCCTACTCTGCATTGGTTGAAGTCCTCACCTTAGGGTAACAGAAGCATTGGATAAAGTGAATGTTTCAAATTTAACATATTGAGGAGGAAAAGCTCTTCTTTTCCCGTCCTCACTAAGGTCTGATCCCTGACCTCTGTCTGTATCAAAGCTGCAGATTTGAGTGGGCCTTTCAAAACCAGCAGTGCTTTATGTGTACTTTCCCACAAGTTTCACCTGGATtcttcacatttcaaaattcaAGGTCTCTATTTACTATTGTCTCCCCCTGCAGATCCTAGCTGCACCTCCacccttcctgctccttcctgTTCCTATGGAACGGAGGCTCTTAAAGCTTCTGCTGCTTCATTTACTATGTTATTGAAGCTGACCTCTTAAGGTAGGAACAGGAAAGAATAATACAGCTGGGTCACAAAAGCATGTTTTCATTGATAAGTTACAGGCATTATACACACAGGGTGGCTGCTGTGTTGGTTGGCATCACTAGTTGTAGTGGATCAGGGTCATTGCCAATCGCTGATTTGATTTCGGCATTCAACATGAATTTATCTTGACCTCCTGTCAGCATAGAGGCAAAGGAAGTTGTGGAGGTTGTGGAGTTGTGGGATTGTGGAgcatccttccttggaggtcttgcaagacccgcctggacatgtttctatgtgaccagatctaggtgaacctacttctgcaggggggttggactagatgatctctaaaggtcctttccaacccctaccattctatgattctatgaaaggaaaGATCAGATCAGGAGCTGCTGTTGTGCAGGATCCTTGTTTCATTTGGGAGCTCAGCCTAAGTGGTTCGTtcactgctcctggcagcaAGGAAAATACCCATAGGTAGCAAAGCTAGCTGTTCCTCAAAATCAGCAACAGCATCACAACGTATCAAGGGGCCTGTGCTGATAATGATCCTTTAACTTAATGTGCTCTGCTTGTTAGGCATTTGTGATGGTACTTTGTACCACAGCTGTGGGCACAGTTAAATATAAAACCACGCAGATGACAGAGATCTCCAGGACCTCAGGATCTGGATAAACACCAGCACCAGGATGTTTATGTCTGATGAAAAGCCCACCTTGACTTTAGTGAGCTTTGAATCAAATTCAAAGTTTGGTTGAACTGTTTTTGAAAGCACATTCCTAACTTTGGAATGAAGCAAGTAcagtggggtttggttttggggttttttttggttttagtaAAGAAATAGCTCtagttttaaattttctttgccCCAGTCTCTCCCAGGCGATTTATGTCTTAAGTTCTTAATAAATCTGATTGTAGCTGTGAACGACATAAAACTCCTGAGAGGTGAAACCAAAGAAAGTTGCAAACCTCCAGCTGTCAGTTACCCACACGACAAACACAAACACCTAATGCAAGGTAGCCAAGAAACGGCTTCTCAGCACCAGAGAAGCACTTTGCTCTCTTACTCATCACCTCCGATACTTCTACAACACTTTCGGAAATCAGATGTGAGTAAAAACTTCTTGTGGACTCCATGTCATTCCAAAGGCAAAGCACCTCTCCTGTCAGAGGACACTGGAAAAATATCATGGGCAGAACCACTatttcctccctgctgctgaaAGTAACCCCAAAGATGCCAGAGTGGTCACACAACAGCAGGTGTGACTTGTGATAGGGCAAACCTATCCTTAGGCTTTACTATATAACATAATTAAGATGGCAGGATGTAAGTGTCATTGTATGTTTGTTCCACTAAGTGCCTGCGCCTGCAAGAAAATACAACTTGTTTTTTTATGCATCTTCAGCTGTGATTGTTTCAGTGTAGTGTGCTTTCTCTTCACTCTTTTTCTATCTTTGTACTATAGACATCCAGGGTAATGGCATGTTATTTTGATAGGGATTATCCATACTCATTCTTGCAGAGAAAATCTCACAGGAATGGaaaaggggggaaggaaaataaagaaacccTAGAAATGAAACCAAATAACTATGTGTGGTTAATAAATGTTTTGCTATGGGAAATGATTTATCCATTTGTCCcgaaagtaattttcttttttgggCAATAGTACTTTATTTGTCACCCCAGGAGTCCAAGGAAGGTCAGTAATTTCACTGAACTTCATAGATGAAAATTAAGAACATGAATTTGAGGCATCCTTTCTGAACTGGAAGACAATTGTCAAGGCATAAGAGATGAGAGCAGTTGACTGGGAGACCAAACTATGCAACTTGAACTTGTCAATGAAAGAGTTTCAGATAAACCATTGAGAATAAACTCCTTTCTGCAAGGAGCAGGTCAATAAATTCTTCAGGTCCTTCACTTAAGGAAGGATTTAAGAATTTCCTTAAGTGTCAAATTCACCTTTACAACAGAGGAGTGAACCTGCTGGGGTCTATTTCAGAGTTACTGAGATAGATACCTGCTCAGTGCTCACCCTGCCAATCTCAGGCAAGTGTTCCTTCTTCTACTGCCTCTGAACTTTCTCAAGTagattgatttttgtttctgtgttccgTGCCACATTTTATTAGAAATGAGAGGTCAGAGAAGCGTACTTTTCCCTTAGACCAGCAAGTGGGAGGCTATTGTGAGTTCTTAATTCCTACTGGATGTTGTTTAGCAGTTTGGGCTAAAAATGTGGTTTCAAACACAGAagcattttacattttctaCCAGGGGAGCAGACTGGATTTGCCATATCTCAGGCTACATAAGTTCAAGGCCTTGCATTAACTCCTTGAAACATGGTCTTAAGAGTTTTATTGACATTAAAACAAACTCAGCGATGAAGGGGAAGTTActcaattaaacaaaaaaactacctttgttttcaaagcatgTCCAACAGAAGCATGATTccagcaaaacacaaaacataaaTTGATAGGTCTCTGTTAGATTAGAAGCCCAAGAGGGTTTTCCAACTGCAGTAGCTATTATTGTCTTACTGAGAAGGCACTGCAtttgaagagagaaggaaaaagtctTCCTCTTGAAAGTGAGGAGGGGTGAATTGCCAGATTGGGTATTTCAACATCAATTTGCCTGGATGCAGGGTGAGTTACTTTTTTACTAAAGATCTTTACAACCAAGTTTCTACCAAATAGACAACATTGATATTAAAactctgtctttttttgttcttttttttctgtatgtcactgtttgttttcctgactGGCAGACCCATCTCTTTCCTTATTACCTTTAATGAAGGAAAGTACTTCATGTACCTCTGGCACAGATCTAATAATTCAGATCCTACAACAATTCAGGTTGAAAAGGTTCAATTCCCCACTCAAAGCAGGTCTTGTTGACTGAGTTGCTAAGGCCCTTCTCCAATTAAATATTGAGGCCTTTGAATATCAACCTGAGATAAAATCAAGCTGAAAGTACTGGAATTTAACCTTAGTTTACTTTTGCATAGAAAGGCTATACATTTCACAAAATGAAAAGGTCATTTTCTGTGGGAGACAGTTGTAGTTGCAAAAGCACTGTCAGTTTGTCTCCCAGGGTTagagtttcttttctgtgtatttccTCACCAGCTTTATAGATGTGGTACCCAAATTCAGCAGGTGGCAGGGCCCAGCGTGTGGTTCTCAATAATTTCCAGGAAAACATATATCTGCCAAAAGTGCACACAGAACTAGGTATTCCGTGGCCTGTGCTTCCTCACTGTACCTACCTGTCTCTGTTGCTAAAGTAGCATAATTTCCACAAACTATCTGTCCTGACAGCTTGTGCTCTGAGACGATGCGCCCTATAAGCCAGTTTATTCATACAGCTGTAGGCTAAGAGTCAGCAGTACCAATGTCTGTTTCCAGGACTGTTCTGCATGGCAAGCTATGCATGCCATATTCCCAGCTGTGTAACCACTGGTGATTTTTGCATGTTGACGAAAAAAcatagcattttgttttctcaccCTGCTAGTAAGCCTCTTGCCAGCCGTGTACTCTTCAGTGCCTGCTTGCTCTTTAAATTTCTGCCATGGTGTCCAGGGTTGCTCCAGAAGTGCAGAAACCACATCTGTGACAATGTTTTCAGCCAACTGGTCCACTTCAGACATCTGTTGTAGTTTGAATCTTCAAAATGTATGCCAACATTAACAAGCAGCAAATAAAGGTGCTTTGTGGGGGAACTACGTTCTGCTCAGATAAACACGTAATAAACAGTTTTAAGTGCCTCTCATTACATCAGCCAGCTGTTTGCCTGCTTGctgttttaaaaccaaaatgtcaACCAAAAGGCAGAGATCAGGGTCTTTACTGCAGCTATCTTAATGTCCTGTTACAGGTATTTTGCCCAGCCACTGGCAACCTGATTTGAAGTAGTATTTGAAGTGTGCTATCCCCACTGTTGAAATATTACAAGGATTTTGGGGTTGGTAACAGTAGTGTTACATGCTTGCCTGTTTCTCATTCCAAGTCTTGGTGTTTCTTGCAGTCCAGCTTTAAGATGCAAAGAACAAAGAGCAAGCAAATCCCTGCCCCCACACAATTCCCTCAGTGCTCTTGTCGGGCCTGAGTCTGTTCTGCCCAACACCCTCCATACCCTCTGTGACTTACGTGTCTGCAGACACTGCTGTGATCTCTTTCTGCGAGGTTAAAGGCCAGGCTCGCTGCATCAGGGTGAGGGCTGTAGGTGAATGGGAAAAACAAACCACTTAATAAACAATATCTCTGATTAGATAGGGATGAACAAGCTGGACTTTGAG harbors:
- the PGAP4 gene encoding post-GPI attachment to proteins factor 4, with the protein product MLHQAWQLCGRRCRWSSPFVHLLTLTMFTFGVLTPLICHRLLHSYFYLRRWHLNSMSQDFLEQNQQEGQAALQYFEKLQIPNTSEASGSDAFQPLLLVTIITVQRRNDFHYVLQVASHFHRLLQKCGARCRGHRVLLCNVEKDPGSHQDVRLLSSFFPMVSRDKTGGDPDPRVNQFEKEKQDYIFCLEQSLLVYNPEYILIVEDDAVPEEEIFSVLQHLMLARFSKPYLRDALYFKLYHPERLQRYFNPEPMRILEWLGLGMFLGPLLSCVYCWAAGRPSLSWPIVLFFAVYSMVLSELVGRHYLLELRRLSPALYSIVPVTECCTPAMLFSAPASRRALRYLRGLHCRQGFAKDIALYSLLRAKGENAYVVEPNLVRHVGMYSSLRLNDNPKLL